The Polaribacter sp. MED152 region AATTTCAGTTTCAAAACCATAATTGTTATAAATAGTTCTAATTTCTGCAATTAGATTTAAACCATCTGTAGAAATATCATCTAATCTACCAATAAATGGTGACACATAAGTTGCACCAGCTTTTGCAGCCAATAATGCCTGACCTGCTGAAAATACTAAAGTTACATTTGTTTTAATTCCTTTAGATGAGAAGTATTTACAAGCTTTAATGCCATCTTTTATCATAGGTAATTTTACTACAATCTGAGGGTTCAATGCTGCCAAAGCTTCACCTTCTTTAACCATACCATCAAAATCTGTAGAAATAACCTCTGCAGAAACATCTCCATCTACTAATTCACAAATTGCTTTGTAATGATTAATGATATTATCTTGACCAGTAATACCTTCTTTAGCCATTAATGATGGGTTTGTTGTTACACCATCTAAAACACCTAAAGCTTGTGCTTCTTTAATCTGCTCTAAATTAGCAGTATCTACGAAAAATTTCATGCGTTGAAAATTAAATTTATTTTCGTCAAAGATAAAAAACTATCACTTTTCTAATGTCCATTACTCAATTATTTTTTACACATATTCGCTTAGATAAAAA contains the following coding sequences:
- the fsa gene encoding fructose-6-phosphate aldolase, producing MKFFVDTANLEQIKEAQALGVLDGVTTNPSLMAKEGITGQDNIINHYKAICELVDGDVSAEVISTDFDGMVKEGEALAALNPQIVVKLPMIKDGIKACKYFSSKGIKTNVTLVFSAGQALLAAKAGATYVSPFIGRLDDISTDGLNLIAEIRTIYNNYGFETEILAASVRHTMHVIDCAKIGADVMTGPLSAIEGLLKHPLTDIGLAKFLADFNKGN